One window of Aerococcus tenax genomic DNA carries:
- the rsmA gene encoding 16S rRNA (adenine(1518)-N(6)/adenine(1519)-N(6))-dimethyltransferase RsmA, whose translation MTKSWIATPSRTNAILNRYQLDAKKSLGQNFLMEPQILEKMVEAAAIDRDTDVIEIGPGIGALTEFLCEGAGRVLAFEVDDRLLPVLEAELGHYDNLTVLHQDILEADLKASVSQYFPDSKRLAVVANLPYYITTPIIFHFLESDLEVSDFALMMQYEVAERLTAQAGTKAYSALTIVLDYYCQSEIAVKVPKTVFKPRPKVDSAVLHLKRRQAPPVKPQNEALFFKLVKGAFAHRRKTLWNNLKSLFAGQFQEPADLQAAIEAAGINPKVRAEQLTIEDFSHLSDALNEAGFK comes from the coding sequence ATGACTAAATCCTGGATTGCTACCCCTAGCCGGACCAATGCCATTTTGAACCGTTATCAGCTCGATGCCAAAAAGAGTTTGGGACAAAACTTCCTCATGGAACCCCAAATCCTGGAAAAAATGGTGGAAGCAGCAGCTATCGACCGAGATACTGATGTCATTGAAATTGGCCCGGGGATTGGCGCCCTAACTGAATTTCTCTGTGAAGGTGCTGGCCGGGTCTTAGCTTTTGAAGTTGATGATCGGCTCTTACCGGTCTTAGAAGCGGAACTGGGCCACTATGATAATTTAACCGTCCTCCACCAAGATATTTTGGAGGCTGATTTAAAGGCTAGCGTGTCCCAGTATTTTCCTGATTCCAAACGCCTAGCGGTGGTGGCTAATCTTCCTTACTATATCACCACCCCGATTATCTTTCACTTCTTGGAAAGTGATTTAGAGGTCTCTGACTTTGCCCTGATGATGCAGTATGAGGTCGCCGAACGTCTGACGGCTCAGGCGGGAACCAAGGCCTATAGTGCCTTAACCATTGTCTTAGATTATTACTGCCAGAGTGAAATAGCTGTCAAAGTGCCAAAGACCGTCTTTAAACCCCGGCCCAAGGTTGATTCCGCTGTCCTTCACCTGAAGCGGCGGCAAGCTCCCCCAGTCAAGCCGCAAAATGAGGCCTTGTTCTTTAAGCTTGTCAAGGGGGCCTTCGCTCACCGGCGCAAGACCTTGTGGAATAACTTAAAAAGTCTCTTTGCCGGCCAATTTCAAGAGCCAGCTGATTTACAAGCAGCCATTGAAGCCGCGGGAATTAATCCCAAGGTCCGGGCTGAACAATTGACCATTGAAGATTTCTCTCACTTGAGTGATGCTTTGAATGAGGCTGGTTTTAAATAA
- the glnA gene encoding type I glutamate--ammonia ligase, which produces MKQISEEQIRSDIKKENVHFLRLVFSDVNGTLKNVEVPISQLDKVLDNKLMFDGSSIDGFVRIEESDMYLIPDLNTWLIFPWTAGDNKKIGLLLCDIYSTDGTPFIGDPRGNLKRCVQRLNDDGFKEFNLGLEAEFFLFKLNDSDEPTTEVNDHGGYFDLAPVDLGENCRRDIVLTLEEMGFEVEASHHECAPGQHEIDFKYSDVVDACDKVQIFKLIVKSIARKHNLYATFMPKPVYGIAGSGMHCNMSLFDENGNTFYDENSADGLSETAHLFVAGILKHAKAITALGNPIVNSYKRLTPGYEAPVYIAWSAQNRSPLVRIPAARGNSTRIELRSVDPSANPYLVMAACIYAGLDGIENKLPVPEPIDRNIYNMTSKELRESHIEQLPSNLKEAVNFLKEDQVVLDALGSHLSNNFITAKTIEHDEYETQVTQWEVERYLKAY; this is translated from the coding sequence ATGAAACAAATTAGCGAAGAGCAAATCCGTTCCGATATCAAAAAAGAAAATGTCCACTTTCTCCGCCTCGTCTTTAGCGATGTCAACGGCACCCTAAAAAATGTCGAAGTGCCGATTAGTCAATTAGATAAGGTTTTGGATAATAAACTGATGTTTGACGGTTCTTCCATCGACGGTTTTGTTCGTATCGAGGAATCCGACATGTATTTAATTCCCGATTTAAATACTTGGTTAATCTTCCCTTGGACCGCTGGTGACAATAAGAAAATCGGCTTACTGCTCTGTGATATTTATTCCACAGACGGCACGCCCTTTATCGGTGACCCCCGCGGTAACCTGAAACGCTGTGTCCAACGTCTAAATGACGATGGCTTTAAGGAATTCAACCTCGGTTTAGAAGCAGAATTCTTCCTCTTTAAATTAAATGACAGTGACGAACCAACGACTGAAGTTAATGACCATGGGGGTTACTTTGACCTGGCTCCCGTTGACCTCGGTGAAAATTGCCGCCGCGATATCGTCCTTACCTTAGAAGAAATGGGCTTTGAAGTGGAAGCCAGTCACCATGAATGTGCCCCTGGCCAACATGAAATTGACTTTAAGTATTCTGATGTGGTGGATGCTTGTGACAAGGTCCAAATCTTCAAATTAATTGTTAAGTCAATCGCCCGCAAGCATAATCTCTATGCCACCTTCATGCCTAAACCTGTATACGGTATCGCTGGTTCAGGGATGCACTGCAACATGTCCCTCTTTGATGAAAACGGCAATACCTTCTACGATGAAAACAGTGCTGACGGCCTTTCCGAAACCGCCCACCTATTTGTTGCTGGGATCTTAAAACACGCCAAAGCCATCACTGCTCTGGGGAACCCAATCGTTAACTCCTACAAACGCCTAACTCCTGGTTATGAAGCCCCAGTCTATATCGCCTGGTCTGCCCAAAACCGGTCACCATTAGTTCGAATTCCTGCAGCCCGTGGCAATTCGACTCGGATTGAATTACGGTCAGTAGACCCTTCCGCTAACCCATACCTCGTTATGGCAGCTTGCATCTATGCCGGTTTAGACGGGATTGAAAACAAACTCCCTGTTCCTGAACCCATTGATCGAAACATTTACAACATGACTTCAAAAGAGTTACGGGAGTCTCATATCGAACAACTGCCTTCTAACTTAAAAGAAGCGGTTAACTTCCTCAAAGAAGACCAAGTGGTGCTCGATGCTCTCGGTAGTCATCTATCCAATAACTTTATTACAGCAAAAACCATTGAGCACGATGAATATGAAACCCAAGTCACCCAATGGGAAGTTGAGCGTTACTTAAAAGCTTACTAA
- the rnmV gene encoding ribonuclease M5, producing MKKRLKEVIVVEGRDDSQRLKQFYQVKTIETNGSAINQETMDKIKQAQDLYGVIVFTDPDVSGEKIRRTIMRDVPEVQHAFLERRDAKPKHKGSLGVEHASFAAIDQALSAVYTVTTSGESQPPFTASELMALGLLGGEDAAARRDYLTKRLKIGHSNGKQLAKRLALFQISQAAVLEVVAEYNQKREEGEQL from the coding sequence ATGAAGAAAAGATTAAAAGAGGTTATTGTCGTTGAAGGCAGGGACGATAGCCAACGCTTAAAACAGTTCTACCAAGTCAAAACTATCGAAACCAATGGCTCAGCCATCAACCAAGAAACCATGGACAAAATTAAGCAGGCCCAGGACTTATATGGGGTCATTGTCTTTACTGACCCAGATGTTTCTGGGGAAAAAATCCGTCGTACCATCATGCGGGATGTTCCCGAGGTCCAACATGCCTTTTTGGAAAGGCGGGATGCCAAGCCCAAGCACAAGGGCAGCTTGGGAGTGGAACACGCCTCTTTTGCGGCTATCGACCAGGCCTTGAGTGCCGTCTATACGGTAACCACTAGTGGTGAAAGTCAACCGCCCTTTACTGCATCTGAACTGATGGCACTGGGTCTCTTAGGAGGGGAAGATGCAGCGGCTAGACGAGACTACCTGACCAAACGTTTGAAAATCGGCCATAGTAATGGCAAGCAATTAGCCAAACGTCTGGCCCTATTTCAAATTTCTCAAGCAGCCGTTTTGGAAGTCGTCGCAGAATATAATCAAAAAAGAGAAGAAGGAGAACAGCTATGA
- the metG gene encoding methionine--tRNA ligase: MTNTKEPFYVTTPIYYPSGQLHIGNSYSTIAADTIARYKRLMGHEVFFLTGADEHGLKIQQKAEEEGISPKAYVDRMAEGMQKLWKSLDISNDKFIRTTDDYHVKAVQDIFEQLLDQGDIYLGEYEGWYSVSDEEYFTETQLAEVYRDDDGKVIGGKAPSGHEVELVKEESYFFKMSKYADRLLQYYEDHPDFIQPESRKKEMINNFIKPGLEDLAVTRTSFSWGIPVRSNPKHVIYVWIDALANYITALGYGSEDDSRYQKFWPANVHLVGKEIVRFHTIYWPIMLMALDLPLPKQVFGHGWLLMQDGKMSKSKGNVVYPEMLIDRYGLDALRYYLMREVQFGSDGVFTPDNFVNRINFDLANDLGNLLNRTISMLNKYQEGRAGAYPGQVTDYDADLEAVIEDNVRAYFGNMDNFHFSLALDNTWKIISRANKYIDETMPWVLAKDDSKQAELQSVLYHLVDALRIIAILIQPVMTQTPKLIFEQLGISDSDHSFASLEIGLYPAATQVIAKGEPIFPRLDKEEEVDYIRSQMSTPAADDEDWDPEETELVNAKDKTIKFEKFDDVELKVAEVKDCDFVEGADKLLKFRLDAGDQQDRQILSGIREFYPEPKDLIGKKVIIVANLKARKMKGEVSQGMILSAEDGDDLRLIFVDESLPNGSLLG, encoded by the coding sequence GTGACTAATACTAAAGAACCTTTTTATGTAACCACCCCGATTTACTATCCTAGTGGCCAACTACATATTGGTAATTCCTACTCAACCATTGCTGCTGATACCATTGCCCGTTATAAACGCCTAATGGGCCATGAAGTCTTCTTCCTTACTGGGGCTGACGAACATGGCTTGAAGATTCAACAAAAGGCTGAAGAAGAAGGAATTTCTCCCAAAGCCTATGTCGACCGGATGGCTGAGGGCATGCAAAAGTTGTGGAAGAGCTTAGATATCTCTAATGATAAATTTATCCGCACGACCGATGACTACCATGTCAAAGCTGTCCAAGACATTTTTGAACAACTCTTAGACCAAGGGGACATTTACCTGGGAGAATATGAGGGTTGGTATTCGGTTTCTGATGAAGAATACTTTACCGAAACCCAATTAGCGGAAGTCTACCGTGATGACGATGGCAAGGTCATTGGTGGGAAGGCACCTTCTGGCCACGAGGTTGAACTGGTTAAAGAGGAGTCCTACTTCTTTAAGATGTCTAAGTATGCTGATCGCCTCTTACAATACTATGAAGACCATCCTGACTTTATTCAACCCGAATCCCGTAAGAAGGAAATGATTAATAACTTCATTAAACCTGGCTTGGAAGATTTAGCTGTGACCCGGACTTCTTTCTCTTGGGGGATTCCGGTCCGTTCTAATCCTAAACACGTGATTTATGTCTGGATCGATGCTCTGGCCAACTATATTACCGCCTTAGGCTATGGTTCAGAGGATGACTCCCGCTACCAAAAATTCTGGCCTGCCAATGTCCATTTAGTGGGTAAGGAAATTGTTCGTTTCCATACCATCTATTGGCCAATTATGTTAATGGCTCTTGACCTGCCCCTACCAAAACAAGTCTTTGGTCACGGCTGGTTATTGATGCAAGACGGCAAGATGTCTAAGTCTAAGGGCAATGTGGTTTACCCTGAAATGCTGATTGACCGTTACGGACTCGATGCCTTACGCTACTACTTGATGCGGGAAGTGCAATTTGGTTCGGATGGGGTATTTACTCCTGACAATTTTGTCAACCGAATCAATTTTGACTTGGCCAATGACTTGGGGAACTTATTGAACCGGACCATTTCCATGTTGAATAAGTATCAAGAGGGACGCGCTGGTGCTTATCCTGGCCAAGTGACTGACTATGATGCTGACTTGGAAGCCGTTATCGAAGACAATGTCAGAGCCTACTTTGGTAATATGGATAACTTCCACTTCTCCTTAGCCCTAGATAATACATGGAAGATTATTTCGCGGGCCAATAAGTATATTGACGAAACCATGCCTTGGGTACTTGCTAAAGATGACAGTAAGCAAGCGGAATTACAATCCGTTCTTTATCACTTAGTCGATGCGCTGCGGATTATTGCTATTCTGATCCAACCAGTCATGACCCAAACCCCTAAGTTGATCTTTGAACAGTTGGGGATTTCTGATAGTGACCATTCCTTCGCTTCCTTAGAAATTGGTCTCTACCCAGCAGCTACCCAAGTGATTGCTAAAGGAGAGCCCATCTTCCCACGTTTAGATAAGGAAGAAGAGGTTGACTATATCCGCTCACAAATGTCTACTCCAGCAGCTGATGATGAAGACTGGGATCCTGAGGAAACCGAATTAGTTAACGCTAAGGATAAGACCATTAAATTCGAAAAATTTGATGATGTTGAACTTAAGGTGGCTGAAGTCAAAGACTGTGACTTTGTTGAAGGGGCTGACAAGCTCTTGAAATTCCGCCTAGATGCCGGAGACCAACAAGACCGGCAAATTCTATCTGGAATTCGTGAGTTCTACCCAGAACCCAAAGACCTCATTGGTAAGAAGGTCATTATTGTAGCTAATTTAAAAGCCCGTAAAATGAAAGGGGAAGTCTCCCAAGGGATGATTCTTTCTGCAGAAGATGGCGACGATTTGCGCTTGATTTTTGTTGATGAATCCTTGCCAAATGGGAGCCTCTTGGGCTAA
- a CDS encoding cyclodeaminase/cyclohydrolase family protein: MELESLIKAVASKAPAPGGGAVSCVTGSFACALASMAAKVTLDRTDFSKDANTAANLSDLAHQMDRDSDSFLHFAREDEKVSARLFAAYKQKASSEDEKQARSEQIQVTLIQATHLPLQVIALVVDDLALLENVARLVKPSILADVEVARDHLLTAFKGSNHNVENNLALIKDQASAQFLAKKQSALLDRIGNLDQALLKAIEKRKGQ, encoded by the coding sequence ATGGAATTAGAATCATTAATTAAAGCAGTGGCTTCCAAGGCACCTGCCCCAGGCGGTGGGGCAGTTTCCTGTGTCACTGGTAGTTTTGCGTGTGCCTTGGCAAGTATGGCGGCTAAGGTGACTTTGGACCGGACTGACTTTTCCAAGGATGCCAATACCGCGGCTAACTTATCTGACCTAGCCCATCAAATGGACCGAGATAGCGACAGCTTCTTACATTTTGCCCGCGAAGACGAAAAGGTCTCTGCCCGGCTCTTTGCGGCTTACAAGCAAAAAGCAAGTAGTGAGGATGAAAAACAAGCCCGCAGCGAACAAATCCAAGTGACCTTGATTCAAGCAACGCATTTACCTCTGCAAGTCATCGCCTTAGTGGTTGATGATTTGGCCCTACTAGAAAACGTCGCTCGCCTCGTTAAGCCAAGCATCTTAGCTGACGTTGAGGTGGCAAGGGACCACTTGTTGACTGCCTTTAAGGGCTCTAACCATAATGTAGAAAACAATTTGGCCTTAATTAAAGACCAGGCCAGCGCCCAATTTTTAGCTAAAAAACAAAGTGCTCTCTTAGACCGGATTGGAAATCTGGACCAAGCCCTCCTTAAAGCAATTGAAAAACGTAAGGGACAATAA
- the mgtA gene encoding magnesium-translocating P-type ATPase: protein MMKKFENQGRYRQFAAYSISELFNYYKIDKNGLSDDQVQALREEYGENVIDYGDKASLMEELVQAYLTPFTLILIGLAIISFFTDYVFAAADSRDCISSVIILVLVFISGTVSFIQSKQSNDAAEHLKEMVKVTANVKRAGDFNEIPTEEIVCGDLVKLSAGDLIPADLRIIESKDLFVSQAAMTGESYPVEKMAQATDHAETVVDEANLAFMGSNVISGSAVGLVIAVGEQTLFGDIAKTVTTEEEVTNFDIGISKISTLLMRFMGVMVPVVFLINGIHMKNWLDALIFAISVAVGLTPEMLPMIVTTNLVKGSQTMAKGGTIVKNLNAIQSFGAMDVLCTDKTGTLTQDKIVLEMHLNCDGDEDSGVLRHAYLNSYYQTGLKNLMDVAIIEATHRELDLDPNYYHKVDEIPFDFERRRMSVVVEDKVGKRQLITKGAVEEMLAISSLVLKQGQAIPLTDDLRREIRQQVKDLNEDGLRVIGIAQKTNPPAVDAFSIEDESDMLLIGYLAFLDPPKESTQPALKALADHQVDVKVLTGDNEEVTRSVCRQVGISADSIINGIDLEAMDEEALAQAVEDYQVFVKISPQQKAQITQILQDNGHVVGFMGDGINDAAALTTSDVGISVDTAVDIAKESADIILLEKDLMILEKGVVSGREIFGNIMKYINITTSSNFGNTFSILMASLFLPFLPMMPTQLLVLNLIYDIACISIPWDRMDASYLKQPKNWDASHVKNFMIYFGPISSIFDVLSFVALYHWIIPQVLNGSYWTLSTGQQAIFEALFHSGWFVVSLWSQTLVLHMLRTEKLPFIQSRPSFIFTTITTIGIIFGSLLPRTKLGFYLGLAPLPGSFWLLLVAIVISYLVLVTLVKHFYVKHYGKLL from the coding sequence ATGATGAAAAAATTTGAAAACCAAGGCCGTTACCGGCAATTTGCTGCTTATTCAATAAGCGAACTTTTTAACTACTATAAAATTGATAAAAACGGCCTTAGCGATGATCAAGTCCAAGCCTTGCGAGAAGAATACGGGGAAAATGTGATCGATTATGGGGACAAAGCTTCCTTAATGGAAGAACTTGTCCAAGCCTATCTCACCCCTTTTACCCTAATTTTAATTGGTCTGGCTATCATTTCATTCTTTACTGACTATGTCTTTGCAGCGGCGGATAGTCGCGATTGCATTAGTTCAGTGATTATTCTGGTCCTGGTCTTTATTTCTGGGACCGTATCCTTTATCCAATCCAAGCAATCCAATGATGCGGCAGAACACTTGAAGGAAATGGTTAAAGTGACTGCCAATGTCAAACGCGCGGGCGATTTCAATGAAATCCCTACCGAAGAGATTGTGTGCGGGGACTTGGTTAAATTATCAGCAGGGGACCTTATTCCTGCTGACTTGCGGATTATTGAAAGTAAGGACCTCTTTGTTTCTCAAGCAGCCATGACTGGGGAATCCTATCCGGTAGAAAAAATGGCCCAAGCCACTGATCATGCTGAGACTGTGGTTGATGAGGCCAACCTGGCCTTTATGGGCTCGAACGTCATTAGCGGTAGTGCAGTCGGACTAGTGATTGCTGTCGGGGAGCAGACCCTCTTTGGTGATATCGCAAAAACCGTGACCACTGAAGAAGAAGTCACCAACTTTGACATCGGAATTAGTAAAATTTCTACTCTTTTAATGCGTTTTATGGGAGTGATGGTTCCGGTAGTCTTTCTGATTAATGGTATCCATATGAAGAATTGGCTGGATGCTTTGATCTTTGCGATTTCGGTTGCGGTCGGCTTGACTCCGGAAATGCTTCCGATGATCGTGACCACTAACCTGGTCAAGGGGTCACAAACCATGGCCAAGGGTGGGACCATTGTGAAGAATTTAAACGCCATTCAAAGCTTTGGCGCTATGGATGTCTTATGTACCGATAAAACCGGGACCCTGACCCAAGACAAAATTGTTTTAGAAATGCATTTGAACTGTGATGGCGATGAAGACAGTGGGGTCCTCCGCCATGCCTACTTGAATTCTTACTACCAAACCGGTTTGAAGAACTTGATGGACGTGGCCATTATCGAAGCCACCCACCGGGAACTGGACCTGGACCCTAACTACTACCACAAGGTCGATGAAATTCCATTTGATTTTGAACGGCGGCGGATGAGTGTCGTTGTCGAAGATAAGGTAGGGAAACGGCAACTAATTACCAAAGGGGCGGTGGAAGAAATGCTAGCCATTTCCTCCCTGGTCCTCAAACAAGGCCAAGCCATTCCTTTAACGGATGACCTCCGGCGAGAAATCCGCCAACAGGTCAAAGATCTCAATGAAGACGGTCTAAGGGTCATCGGCATTGCTCAAAAAACCAACCCACCAGCAGTGGATGCTTTTAGCATCGAAGATGAGTCGGATATGCTTTTGATTGGCTACCTAGCCTTCCTTGACCCACCTAAGGAATCCACCCAACCGGCCCTCAAGGCACTGGCTGACCACCAAGTGGATGTGAAGGTCCTAACGGGTGATAATGAAGAAGTTACCCGGTCGGTGTGTCGTCAAGTAGGAATTTCGGCAGATAGTATCATTAATGGGATCGACCTGGAAGCCATGGACGAGGAAGCCTTAGCCCAAGCGGTGGAAGACTACCAAGTCTTCGTCAAAATTTCTCCTCAACAAAAGGCCCAAATTACCCAAATTCTCCAAGATAACGGCCATGTGGTTGGTTTTATGGGTGACGGGATTAATGATGCCGCTGCCTTAACGACTTCTGATGTGGGCATTTCTGTTGATACTGCAGTCGATATTGCCAAGGAATCAGCCGATATCATTCTTTTAGAAAAAGATTTGATGATTTTAGAAAAGGGCGTCGTTTCTGGTCGGGAAATATTTGGAAATATTATGAAATATATTAATATTACGACTTCATCAAATTTTGGGAATACTTTTTCCATCTTGATGGCTTCCTTATTCTTACCTTTCTTGCCCATGATGCCGACCCAACTGTTAGTCTTGAACCTGATCTATGACATTGCCTGCATTTCCATTCCTTGGGACCGCATGGATGCCTCCTACTTGAAGCAACCTAAGAACTGGGACGCTTCGCATGTGAAGAATTTTATGATTTACTTTGGGCCAATTTCTTCCATTTTTGATGTGCTTTCCTTTGTGGCGCTTTATCATTGGATTATTCCTCAAGTCCTAAACGGATCTTATTGGACCTTATCGACGGGACAACAAGCTATTTTTGAAGCCTTGTTCCATTCAGGTTGGTTCGTGGTTTCCTTATGGTCACAAACCCTGGTTCTTCATATGCTAAGAACGGAAAAACTACCCTTTATTCAAAGCCGGCCATCCTTTATCTTTACCACGATCACGACCATTGGGATTATCTTTGGTAGTTTACTGCCTCGGACCAAGTTAGGCTTCTATCTAGGTTTAGCTCCCTTACCCGGATCTTTCTGGCTCTTACTGGTGGCTATTGTGATTTCTTACTTGGTCCTAGTGACCTTGGTCAAACATTTCTATGTTAAACATTATGGCAAGTTACTCTAA
- the tyrS gene encoding tyrosine--tRNA ligase has product MNIIDELEWRGAINQQTDEAGLKDYVENHSISLYCGVDPTGDSLHIGHLIPFIMLKRFQLQGHRPVILIGGATGSIGDPSGRSEERQLQSMEAVNENARKLTAQMEKLFLKDPNAQFRLVNNYAWTKDLSLLDFLRDYGKLFNINTMLAKDVVASRLEHGISFTEFTYQILQSMDFLHLYREEDVRLQIGGADQWGNITSGLDLIRKVEGPEAKAFGLTIPLMLKADGTKFGKTAGGAVWLDPEKTSPYEFYQFWVNQDDADVVKYLKYFTFLSKEEIAELAEKVATEPHKREAQKTLAKEMTLFVHGEEGLADALSITEALFSGDIKNLSAKQIEQGFNNMPGGQVPRETANLAVWLVDNGVESSRRQSREDIKNGAIYINGERIQDIDYEISPADAIEDKYIVVRRGKKKYFLMTFAD; this is encoded by the coding sequence ATGAATATTATTGATGAATTAGAATGGCGTGGCGCAATTAACCAGCAAACCGATGAAGCAGGTTTAAAAGACTATGTTGAAAACCATTCGATCAGCCTCTATTGTGGGGTTGACCCTACTGGGGATTCCTTGCATATTGGCCACTTGATCCCTTTTATCATGTTAAAACGTTTCCAATTACAAGGCCATCGTCCGGTGATATTAATTGGAGGAGCGACTGGTTCGATTGGTGACCCATCTGGTCGGAGTGAAGAACGGCAACTACAATCCATGGAGGCTGTTAATGAAAATGCCCGTAAGCTGACTGCTCAAATGGAAAAACTCTTCCTCAAGGATCCTAACGCCCAATTCCGCTTAGTCAATAACTATGCTTGGACCAAGGACTTGTCCTTACTAGACTTCTTGCGTGACTATGGGAAATTATTTAATATCAATACCATGTTGGCTAAGGATGTGGTGGCGTCGCGTCTTGAACACGGGATTTCCTTTACTGAATTTACCTATCAAATCCTTCAATCCATGGACTTCTTACACTTATACCGGGAAGAAGATGTCCGTTTACAAATTGGTGGGGCCGACCAATGGGGCAATATTACCAGCGGTTTAGACTTAATTCGTAAGGTAGAAGGCCCTGAAGCTAAGGCCTTCGGTTTAACCATCCCCCTCATGTTGAAGGCAGATGGCACGAAATTTGGTAAAACCGCTGGTGGGGCAGTTTGGTTAGACCCAGAAAAGACCTCCCCTTATGAGTTCTACCAATTTTGGGTTAACCAAGATGATGCTGATGTGGTTAAATACTTGAAATACTTCACCTTCCTGTCAAAAGAAGAGATTGCTGAATTAGCCGAAAAAGTCGCCACTGAACCTCATAAACGGGAGGCTCAAAAGACTTTAGCCAAGGAAATGACCCTCTTTGTTCATGGGGAGGAAGGTTTAGCCGATGCTTTAAGCATTACTGAAGCCCTCTTTTCAGGAGACATTAAGAATCTCAGTGCCAAGCAAATTGAACAGGGCTTTAATAATATGCCTGGAGGCCAAGTGCCTAGAGAGACGGCTAACTTAGCAGTATGGCTAGTGGATAACGGAGTAGAGAGCTCACGCCGCCAATCCCGTGAAGACATTAAAAATGGGGCCATCTATATTAATGGTGAGCGGATCCAAGATATTGATTATGAGATTTCACCTGCTGATGCCATCGAAGATAAATACATTGTCGTGCGTCGGGGTAAGAAGAAATATTTCTTAATGACTTTTGCCGATTAA
- a CDS encoding TatD family hydrolase, producing MLFDTHTHFNTADFDEDRDQAINRARQAGVSGMGIVGFDQDSIERGLPLVAEHPDMVGIYGWHPTEAGKYNQDIENLLLSALDTDKAVGVGEMGLDFYWDEDPLDVQEKVFRRQIAIAREAHLPVIIHNRDASEDVYRILKDEKIWEVGGIMHTFGESREDAKRFLDLGMHLSFSGVMTFKKTKVVRQVAAECPEDRILIETDSPYLTPEPKRGHRNESANISFVNNRLADLRQTSYEAMAKITYDNACRLFGIEWTEAGWKKL from the coding sequence ATGCTCTTTGATACACATACTCACTTTAATACGGCTGATTTTGATGAAGACCGGGACCAAGCCATTAACCGCGCCCGTCAAGCTGGCGTCTCAGGCATGGGAATTGTTGGTTTTGACCAAGATAGTATAGAACGGGGTCTTCCCCTAGTCGCCGAACACCCAGATATGGTCGGTATTTATGGCTGGCACCCCACTGAGGCAGGCAAGTATAATCAAGACATTGAAAACTTACTCCTGTCTGCCCTGGATACTGACAAGGCAGTTGGGGTAGGGGAAATGGGACTTGACTTCTACTGGGATGAAGATCCCCTGGATGTTCAAGAAAAAGTTTTCCGTCGTCAAATTGCCATAGCTAGAGAAGCCCACTTGCCGGTGATTATCCATAACCGCGATGCTTCGGAGGATGTCTACCGGATTCTCAAAGATGAAAAAATTTGGGAAGTTGGTGGGATCATGCATACCTTCGGAGAAAGTCGGGAGGATGCTAAGCGCTTCTTAGACTTAGGCATGCACTTGTCCTTTTCTGGAGTGATGACCTTCAAGAAAACCAAGGTAGTCCGCCAAGTGGCAGCAGAATGTCCCGAAGACCGTATCTTGATTGAAACCGACTCTCCATACCTGACCCCAGAGCCTAAACGGGGTCACCGGAATGAGTCCGCTAATATCTCCTTTGTCAACAATCGCTTGGCTGATCTCAGACAAACTTCTTATGAAGCCATGGCTAAGATTACCTATGACAATGCCTGTCGCTTATTTGGCATTGAATGGACGGAAGCTGGTTGGAAAAAGCTTTAA
- a CDS encoding zinc metallopeptidase — protein MFGFPLFYMFDPTIILLIIGAIIAGIASWNVNRTFDKYSRYTNRRGLTADQVARMMLDHNQIGHVGVSSVRGKLTDYYDPRDKTLYLSDQVSQESSISAIGVAAHECGHALQDADNYAFMRIREKIVPVVNFGSSLSMPILLLGVLFGMNQTLINIGIALFSLALLFQLVTLPVEFDASRRAIRCLDEMNILSQEELPYAKSTLRAAALTYVAGTVSTLLSLLRIIILFGGSRRD, from the coding sequence GTGTTTGGATTTCCTTTATTCTACATGTTTGATCCTACCATTATCTTGTTAATTATCGGTGCCATTATTGCCGGGATTGCCTCTTGGAATGTCAACCGAACTTTTGATAAATATAGCCGCTATACTAACCGCCGTGGCTTAACTGCTGACCAGGTGGCTCGGATGATGTTGGACCACAACCAAATTGGCCATGTGGGTGTGAGTTCGGTGCGGGGGAAATTAACGGACTACTACGATCCCCGTGATAAGACTCTTTATCTCTCGGACCAAGTTTCCCAAGAGAGCTCGATTTCAGCCATTGGTGTTGCTGCCCATGAGTGCGGCCATGCCCTACAGGATGCTGATAACTATGCCTTTATGCGGATCCGGGAAAAAATCGTTCCCGTGGTTAACTTCGGCTCCAGTCTGTCCATGCCTATCCTGTTACTCGGGGTCCTTTTTGGAATGAATCAAACCCTGATTAATATTGGGATTGCCTTGTTTTCCTTGGCCTTGTTATTTCAATTGGTGACTTTACCGGTTGAATTTGATGCTTCTAGACGGGCCATTCGTTGTCTCGACGAAATGAATATTCTGAGTCAGGAAGAATTACCCTATGCTAAGTCTACTTTAAGAGCGGCTGCTCTCACTTATGTAGCTGGGACAGTCTCTACCTTACTCTCCCTCCTACGGATTATTATTCTTTTCGGTGGCAGCCGGCGAGATTAA